GAGGTAAGCGGCTCATAGTCTCTAGCAATCTATAGATGAGAAAGGTTGATCCTATCGCAGGGAGTTAATGGCCACTAACGAACAGATCACAAAATCCTTTTACACGGGTCCGGTTCTAGGGTAATACTTTCTTGAAGGGTTTAACGGTCACCTGTTGGTAGACTCCTGCTTCGAGGTAGGGGTCTGCGTCGGCCCAGCTCTGGGCATCCGTCAAGGAGGCAAACTCCGCTACGATCAAGCTGCCGGTGAATCCAGCTTCGCCCGGGTCTTCGCTGTCGATTGCCGGATGGGGGCCAGCTATTAATAGTCGGCCTTCGGCTTTCAGGTTTTCAAGGCGGGCAATATGTGCGGGACGGGCACTGAGCCTTTTGCTAAGGCTGTTGTCGATATCCTGGCAAATAATCGCGTAGAACATAGTAGTTATCCTTGTTGGGTGCCGTTATCGGCATTGGCCGGCTCTTCAATATGGCGTGAAAGATAGACGCCCTGCGCAATAATAAATACCAGCGTTAATCCCAGCATGCCAAAGAGTTTGAAATTGACCCAGGCTTCTTCGGACATGGTATAGGCCACGTAAAGATTGATTGCACCGGCGAACAGGAAAAAGGTGACCCAGCCATAATTCAGTCGCTTCCAGATCTCGTGAGCCATGGTGATCTTGGTATCCATCATGCGCTGAATCAGATTTTTTTTGCCGATAAACTGACTGCCAAGAAAGGCTGCTGCAAATAACCAGTTAACGATGGTGGGCTTCCACTGAATAAAACTTTTATCCCCGAACAGAACCGTAGCACCGCCCAGCACAACCACCAGGGCGAGGGTGACCAGATGCATCTTTTCGATTTTTCCAGTGGCCCAACGGGTGTAGAGGATTTGCACGATAGTCGCCGGGATCAGCACGGCGGTGGCGATAATGATGGGCTGAGTCTGATTCATCAGCTCGATGAAATCGGGTGAGAATATTCCGCTACAGAGCGCAATAAATTCGGCGCTGAATTTGTAAACGACAAAAAAGATAACGATAGGAAGAAAGTCGACCAGCAGCTTCATGTCAGGTGAAACC
This DNA window, taken from Aestuariirhabdus haliotis, encodes the following:
- a CDS encoding YciI family protein, giving the protein MFYAIICQDIDNSLSKRLSARPAHIARLENLKAEGRLLIAGPHPAIDSEDPGEAGFTGSLIVAEFASLTDAQSWADADPYLEAGVYQQVTVKPFKKVLP
- a CDS encoding septation protein A, encoding MKLLVDFLPIVIFFVVYKFSAEFIALCSGIFSPDFIELMNQTQPIIIATAVLIPATIVQILYTRWATGKIEKMHLVTLALVVVLGGATVLFGDKSFIQWKPTIVNWLFAAAFLGSQFIGKKNLIQRMMDTKITMAHEIWKRLNYGWVTFFLFAGAINLYVAYTMSEEAWVNFKLFGMLGLTLVFIIAQGVYLSRHIEEPANADNGTQQG